The Amycolatopsis sp. QT-25 genomic sequence GTCCCGGTCCACCTCTACGGCCAGTGCGTGGACATGACCGCTGTCGGCGAGATCGCCGCGCGGCACGGTGTGCGTGTGCTCGAAGACTGCGCGCAGGCACACGGAGCACGCCGGAAGGGCGCACTCGCGGGGGCGATGGGTGAGGCGGCCGCGTTTTCGTTCTACCCCACCAAAGTCCTCGGTGCCTACGGGGACGGGGGCGCGACGATCACCAACGACGACGACGTCGCCCGCGCTCTGCGGCGCCTGCGCTACTACGGCATGGAAGGCCGGTACTACGTGGTGCAGACGCCGGGGCACAACTCCCGGCTCGACGCGGTCCAGGCGGAGATCCTGCGCCGCAAACTCCGGCGACTCGATCAGTACGTCACCGCACGACGGGAGATCGCCCGGCGTTACGCCGAAGGCCTGGCGGACACCGAACTGGCCCTGCCCCTGGTCACCGACGGCAACGAACACGTCTACTACCTCTACGTCGTCCGGCACCCGCGCCGGGACGACATTCTCGGCGGTCTGGCGGCCGAAGGCATCGAACTGAACGTCAGCTACCGCTGGCCCGTCCACACCATGACCGGCTTCGCGCATCTCGGCTATCAGGCGGGCGATCTCCCCGTGACCGAGAAGCTTGCCGACGAGATCTTCTCCCTGCCGATGTACGCCTCTCTCGACAAGCGCCGCCAAGACGACGTCATCGCCGCGCTCCGGCGGATCCTGGGCGCCCGATGACCCGCGACGATCCGCTGATCGTGGTGCTGGGCGGCACCGGATACCTCGGTTCGTCGTTGGTGTCACGGCTGGCGGCGCTCGGTGTGCGGACGCGGGCGGTGGGACGGCGACAGGCGTGGCGGACCCTGCCGCTCATCGAGCACGTGCGGGCCGACGTGACCTGTAAGACCGACCTGGCGGCCGTCGTGCGGGAGGCCGACGCCGTGGTCCACCTCGTGGCCCTGCTGAGCGGCGGCCGGTCGTGGCGCGTGGCCGAGGACGACCCCGAAGGTCACCGCGTCACCGTGCAGCCGATGTACGACCTGCTGGACATCACCGGCGCGGACCGCCGCGCACCGCTGCCGATCGTGACCGCGGGGACCACCACCATCGCGGGGTGCCCGGACCGTGCCCGGCTCGACGGCACCGAACCCGACCGGCCCGGCACGGCTTACGACCGGCACAAGCAAGCCGTCGAGCGCGCTTTGCTCACGGCCACGGAATCCGGTGTGGCGCTCGGAGTCCCGCTACGGCTGCCCACCGTGTACGGCGCCGGCGCCGGTTCACCGGGCTCGGGCGTCGTGTCGGCCATGGCCGCCCGAGCGGTCGCGGGCCTGCCGCTGACGATGTGGCACGACGGCTCGGTGCTACGCGATCTGGTGCACGTCAGCGACGTCGCGAGTGCGCTTTGGCTCGCCGTGCGGCACGCTGCCGCACTCGGCGGACGCACCTGGCTGATCGGCTCCGGTGACGCCATCCCGCTCGGTGACGTCCTGCGGATGATCGCCGCCGCCACCACCCGATGGACGCGAGACGCCCCGGTTCCGGTGGTCCGCGTGGACCCGCCGGAGTACGCGACTCCCGCCGACTTCTGCGACGTCGAGGTCGATCCCGGCCCCTTCACCGCGATCACCGGATGGCGCGCCACCGTCCGGCTGGAGGACGGGGTGGACGCTGTCGTCCGCGCCACGCTGGCCGAAACCGATCGGTACCGCGACGCCCGGAAACCACTGCCCACAAACAGAATCTCACCGTCCTAGGAGGACATATGAGCCGATCCACCCACCTCGTTCGCATCCGCTCGGCGGACGTACCGGGCAGCCGCCGTCAGGGCGGGCACATCCGTGCCCTTCTCACACCGGCCTCCGCCGGCACGCGAGCGGGTTTCCTGGCCGAAGCGGTACTCGAACCCGGTGAAACCGTGAGCGAGCACTACCACCCTTGGTCCGACGAACACCTGCTCGTCGTCGAAGGCGCCGTGACCTTGGAGATCGATGGCGGCACCGTCGAACTGACCACCGGTGACGCCGGCTTCGTCCGGCGTGGAGCGCGGCACACGATGCGCCAGCACGGAGACGAACGTGCGCGCGTCGTGCTCTTCCTCGGCCCGCTCGCGCCGGACCCGGCCGACGGCCACGTCGACACCGTTCCCGTCCCGCACCCGGACGACCCGCCTCCCGTCGTCGGCGGACCGTCTTGACCACACCACGAGCAAAGGGAGAGATCGTGCCGGCCAGAACCGACAATCGCGTCGTCATCGACGCGCCCTTCGAGACCGTCTGGGACTTGACCAACGACGTCGCGTCCTGGCCGTCCCTTTTCACCGAGTACGCGTCGGCGGAGATCCTCGCGGAGAACCCGGACTCCGTGCGATTCCGGCTCACGACGGTCCCCGATCCTGACGGGTCGGTCTGGAGCTGGGTGTCCGAACGGTTCCCGGACAAGGAGAACCGCAGCGTCACCGCACACCGGATAGAGACCGGGCCGTTCGACTACCTGCGCTTGCGCTGGGACTACCGCGAGGTCGCCGGCGGCGTCGAACTGCGCTGGCGCCAGGAGTTCCAGGTCCGGCCCGGTTCGCCCTTCGACGACGCCGCGATGACCGAGCGGCTCAACCGCACTTCGGGAGAACAGATGCAGCACATCAAAGCCGTGATCGAGTCACGGGTCACCTCGGGCGGACACGCATGAGCGCCGTCGCCGACGTCGCCGCCGGTCCCGGCGGCGCCTCCACCCATCGGGACCGGCTGGCCATTCTCACCTGCGGGCTGCGGCTCGCCCACGTCATCGGCGCGCTCACGGAGTTGCGGGTCGCCGACGCGCTGGCCGACGGCCCGCGGCACGTGGCCGACCTCGCCGAAAGATGCGGCGCGAACGCCGACGCGCTGCACCGGGTGCTGCGGATGGCGGCTTCGTTCGGGGTGTTCACCGAAACCGATCCCGGCGTGTTCGCGCGCACAGCACTCTCAGAGCCCACTCGAGCCGATGTCCCCTACAGCCTGTGGCCGCTGATCGTTTACGGCCGCAAGAAATTCTTCACCGAGCCGTACGGAGCGCTGGTGCATACGCTGCGCACCGGCGAGCCTGCCACCGAACCGGTACTGGGCACCGATTTCTGGGGTTACCTGCGCGATCATCCCGACGACGAGCAGTTCTTCGACTCCATGATGACCGAACTCGGCCGCTGGGAGACCGACCGGCATCTCGCGATGATCCGGCCGGAACGGTTCGTCCGGATCGCCGACCTCGGCGGCGGTCATGGACATTTCCTGGCGGCCGCGCTGCGCCACGCGCCGGGCGCACGCGGCGTCCTCGTCGACCGCCCGACCGTACTCTCCGACGCCGGGCCGGTACTCGACGCCGAAGGAGTCACCGACCGGGTCGAACTCCGTCCCGGTGATTTCTTCGACACACCTCTCCCCGCCGACGCCGACGCGTACTTCCTCAAGGCCGTCCTGCACAACTGGCCCGACGATCGGACCGAAGCACTGCTGCGCCGGGTGCGCGAGACGATCGGTGACCGCGGGACCCCGCTCTTCGTCGTCGAGCAGGTCATCGCTCCCGGCAACGATTTCGACCACGGCAAAGTGCTCGACATCGACATGCTGGTCCTCTTCGGCGGCCGGGAACGCACGCTCGAGCAATGGCACGAACTGTTCGCGGCCACCGGCTTCCGGCTGGCGAACGATCCTGGTGCCGGACGCTGGACCGTCTTGCACGCGGAGCCGGCATGACCACCGAAACGCGGCCGGAATCGCCGGCCTATCCGTTCGCCGCTCGCGACGGTGTCGACCCGGACCCCGGTTACGCCGACGCGCGGATGGCGGGAGCGCCGGTGCCGGTGTTCCTCGGCGGCGGTCGCTGGGCGTGGCTGGCGACCACCATGGCCGACGTGAGAACCGTCCACACCGATCCCCGGTTCTCCCGAGCCGCGGCCGCGGGATCGGCGAACGCGCCGTCCGCCGGGCTCTCTCCACCCGCCGGTTCGCTGCTCGCCCTCGACCCGCCCGACCACACCCGCATGCGCGGCCTCGTGGCCGGGGCGTTCTCCGCCCGCCGGATGGCCCAGCTTCGTCCGAAGGTCGCCGAACGGGCCCGCGGTCTGCTGGCCGCCCGCGCCGGTGACGACCCCGCCGATCTCGTCGCCGGATATGCGCGCCCGCTGTCGGCCGGGGTGATCGGTGCCCTGCTCGGCGTTCCGGAAAGCGATCACGAACGGTTCTTCGCGTGGGCGCAGGCTTTCCTGTCCACGGCGCCCGGGTCCGCGCCCGAGATCGGCCGTGCGCGCGGCGAACTGGCGGCCTATTTCGGTGAACTGCTGGGGCGCCGGGCTCGCAGCCCCGAGCACGATCTCCTCTCCCATCTGGCCGCACAGGACGCCGATCCGCGGGAACTCGTCCTGCTGGCGATGGCGATCCTCGTCGCCGGTCACGAGACGACCAGCAACCACCTGGCGAGCTCGCTCATGCTCCTGCTCTCCGATCCCGGCACGACCTCGGAACTCCGGGGAGATCCGGAAGGTGTCGGCCAAGCGGTGGAAGAGCTGTTGCGCGCCGTCTCCCTTGGCTCGGTCGGCGGGTTCCCGCGGAGGACGACCGAATCCGTCGTGTTGTCCGGTGTCACGATCGAGGCCGGCGACCTGGTCATCCCGGCGCTCAACGCCGCCAACCGCGACCCCGCCGCGTTCCCGCAGCCCGACGACCTCGACTTCGCCCGATTCGCCAAGGTCCCGCCCACCCATGTCGCGTTCGGCGCCGGACCGCACTTCTGCCTCGGCGCCGCGCTGGCCAGGATCGAACTGGCCGAAGGTGTGTCCGCCGTGCTCGACCACTACCCCGAAGCCGAACTCGCCACCCCCGCGGCCGAGCTCGCCTGGACTCGCGACTCCCTGGTCCGCGGGCTGGTCTCGCTGCCGGTCCGGCTCGGCCCGGCCACGTCGTCTCCCTCCGCGGAGACCGGAAAGGAGAACCAGTGCACCGCGCCCTGATGGTTCGCCGGTGGAACCCGGCCGACCGCGAACGCATCACCGAACTGTTCGCCGAACACGATCGCACCGCCCTGCCCGCGCAGATCGGCGCGACCCGCCGGACGCTGTTCGGCTTCCACGACCTCTACTTCCATCTGATCGAAGGCGAGGACGGGTTCCAGCAACGCCTCTACACCGCCGTGCGCGATCAGCGCTTCAAGACCATCGACGGTGAACTGGCGAAACTGCTGCTGCCCTATCGCACCGACGAACCGTCGATGGCACAGGCACAAGCGGAGGCCTTCTACGACTGGCGGCGGCCGCTATGACCACTTCCCGCGTCCGGACCGGCGTCTTCCGCGTCCTGCTCGAGATCGACATCGGTGACACCGCCCCGGCCGACTTCTTCGCCGTGTGGCGCCGCATGGCCGAGACCGCCGCGCGGGCACCCGGCATCCTCGCCCAGTCCCTCAACGCCGACACCCGCCGCGACGGCCGTTACTTCGTCGTCAGCGAATGGCGTACGACGGAGGACTTCACCGCGTTCTCCGCCGGCGCCGATCACGAGCGGCTGGCGACCTCGCTCAAGGCGCTCGGCCGCACGGTGTCGATGACCGGCATGACCCAGGTCCTCACCAGCCCACCCGTCTCCGCCGTTTCGGAGGTCCGACCATGACCACACTGGAATCCACCTCCGTCACCCGTGAACGGCTCTATCGGATGATGCGGGTGTACAAGGAGACCAGCTTGTTGCGCGCCGCGCTGCGGGTCGGCGTGTTCGACGCGCTCGGCGACGGCCACGGCACCCCTGCCGCGATCGCCACGGCGACCGGTGCCGACCCGCGGGGTATCCGCTTGCTGCTCAACGCGCTCGTCGCCCTCGGGCTGGTCCACCGTCATCAGGACGGCCGGTTCACCCTCGACCGAGGTGGCTTTTCGCTCCTGGTCGGCTCGAGCCCGGACTTCTACGGCGGGATGGTCGACGTCGTCGCCAGTGACGAGGAGTGGGACGCGATGCGCGACCTCGCCGCCGCGGTCCGGAACGGCGGCTCCGTCCGCGACGTGAACGCCGAAACGCCGGGCTACCACTACTGGGAGACCTTCGCACGATCGGTCGGGCCGGTGACGGTGCCGACGGCGGGCCTGCTCGCCGAACTGCTCGAGCCGTGGTCGGCGACCCGGTCCGGCACGCGCGTTCTCGACCTCGCCTGCGGGCACGGCATTTACGGGTTCACGCTCGTCAGGCGCCTGCCCGGAGCGACGGTGACCTGCGTCGACTGGCCGAACGTCCTGGAGATCACCCGGCAGCATGCCCGGGAACAAGGTCTCGACAGCCAGGCGCGGTTCGTCTCCGGTGACATGTTCGAACTCGACCTCGGCCCGGAACACGATCTCGTCCTGGTCACCAACGTGCTGCATCATTTCTCCGAAGCACGCGCGACCGAACTGCTCTCGCGTGCCACGGCCCAGCTCGCCCCGGGCGGACGCATCGGTGTCGTCGGGTTCGTCGCGGGTGACGACCCCGCGCGGGATCCCGAACCGCATCTGTTCTCCGTGCTGATGCTCGCTTGGACCAACGCCGGTGAGGTGCACACCACAGCGGCGCACGAACGCATGTACGCGGCGGCGGGCCTGCGGATCGAAGCGACCCGCCGGGTACCCGGCCTTCCGTTCCACGTGACCGTGCTGGGGAGGTCGTCGTGATCCGGGTCCTCGCGCTCACCTCTTCCGGCCTCGGTCACCTGTTCCCGATGGTGCCGAGCCTTTGGGCCGCCCGGTGCGCCGGCGCGACGGTCCTGGTCGGCGCGACCGGCCCCGCGGTAGCCGGTTCGGTCGGCGCGGGGATTCCCGCCGTGGACCTGTTCCCGGACGGCATGGACGAGTTGTCGGCGATCCGGGCCTCGTTCCTCCGGCGGATGCCGGGGGCGGCGGAAGGTGAGCGATTCGCCTTGGCGATGCGGCTGTTCGCCGCGCTGTCGGATCGTGTCGCCGACGCCGCGGTGGCGCTGGGCCGCGCCTGGCGGCCGGATGTCGTGCTGCACACCGCGTTGCAACCCGCCGGGCCCTTGGTCGCCGCGGTACTCGGCGTCCCCGCCGTCGAACACGGGTTCCAGCTCACCGGGGTGGCCAGGACCCAAAGCCTCATGGAGCCGCATCTCGCGCAAGCGTGCGAACGCCACGGAGTGCCCGGGTTGCGAGACGTCGACGAAGCGCTCGACGTCTGCCCGCCGAGCATGTTCCCGGGCGGCCCGACCGGGCTCGCGCTCGGCTACCGCCCCTATGGCGGCGCACGGGCACTCGACCCGGCCGAGTTCACCGAACGGCCCGGGCGCCGCCGTGCGCTGGTCACCCTCGGCACCATGGCCGACCACGGTGAACTCGCCCCCCTGCTGCTCCGGACACTGGCCAAGCACGACCTGGACGTGCTGGTGGCCGGGGAGCTGCCGGTCGGCACCGATCCGGACTCGGTACTCGCGCACGGCTGGTTGCCCCTGGAAACGGTGCTGCCCGGCTGTGACGTGCTGGTCCACCACGGAGGCGCGGGGTCGACCTTGGCCGCGCTCTCCCGCGGTGTCCCCCAGGTGATCGTGTCCAGGGACGCCGACCACGCGTTCAACGGCGAGGCGATCACCCGGCGCGGCGCCGGGGTCTTCGCCGTCCCGGACGGCGGGGACACGGCCGTACTCGACGAGGCGCTCGACCACGTACTGCACGATCCGCGTCCGTCGAAGGCCGCGCGCGAAGTCGCCGAGGAGATCGCGGGCCTGCCCGGTCCCGAACAGGTCGTCCCCGACCTGCTGACGGAACTCACGACCGCACGACGAAGGGAGTACGCATGAGCACCGTCCCCGAAGAACCGGCGCTCGAAACCGGTCTCGAGTTGCTCGACGAGCCGACCCTCGCTCGTGTCGTCACGCACGGCCATCGGGCACCCCGCAGCGGCTGGCTCGGTGTCGGCGCACTGATCGCCGAGTCGCTGTCGCTTCGCGACCACCGGATCCCCGCGACCGCCACGGTCGCCTTCGGCTCCGGCACGAGATCCGAAGGTCCGCAATGGACCAGCGACGTCCCGGTTCCCGCGGGTGGTTTCGCGGTTCTCGCCGGCCGGACCGACGACGGGCACAGCACGTGGACCGCTTACCTCGCCGACGACCTCGTCACGGCGCCGGTGGCGCTCACCCCGGCGATGGACGTCTGGGGCGGTCACCTCCTCCTCGTGCGCGACGGCGCACGGCCGCTGGCCACGGTCGTCGACACCGTCGTGGTGCGGCCCGGCCTGCTTTCCTTGCCCCCCGGCCTGCTGGCCATCGCCGCGGCGGGCGCACACGCGCTGGGTGTCGCCGCGCGCTTCCGTGACGCGTTCCTGCGCAAGGCCGCGCGCAGCGCGCGTGGCTGGGCCGCGGTGAAGACGATCGACGATCCGATGGTCCTGTCCATCCTGCTGACCGCCGAGGAACTGCTGGACGGCGCGGCGGCGCTGCTGAACGCCCGCGTCCGCGCGCTCATCGGAGATCCGGACCCCGGTCCGGGCGCATGGGCGCGGCTGGTGCTCGCCGGGATCGGCGCGCTCGACGCGGCGTGCGCGGCGACGACGAAGGTCATGACCGTGACCGGAGCGAGCGCGCTCTACGACGGCAACCCGATGCAGGAGTCGTTCGCGCACCTGGCCGCGCTGAGCGCACACCCGTTGTTCGACCGGCCCGTCCGGCTGCTCAACCAGCGGGCCGCGCTCGAACCGGACCTGGACCGCCTGTTCACCGACGATTCGGGGGAAGCCCGATGACAGTCACCGAGACCGGTGCGCGGCACACGAGCACCCCCGAATCGCTCATGACCGAGGCCCGCAGGCTGGCCGCCGGACTACGCCTGGGAGCGGCGGCGACGGAAGAGGCGCGAACGCCCGACCGGCACACGGTGGAAAAACTTCGTGAAGCCGGGCTGTTCTCCCTGACCCTGCCGAAGATCCTGGGCGGCGCCGAAACCGATCCGTGCACCGTGATGTCGGTGATCGAAGAGATCTCGTGGGCCGATCCGTCGGTCGGCTGGACCCTGCTGATCGGGCAGTCGGCGGGCTTCCTGGGATGGGGGTCCCTCGATCTCGGTCGCAAGGTGGTGGCGGACCGAGCCGATCCCCTCATCGCCTGTGCGCTCGCACCGATGGGCGAAGGCACGATCCTGCCCGCGTCCGAAGTGGAGGGGGACAACGGACCGGTCTACCGGCTCGACGGCCGATGGGCGATCAACTCCGGCTGCCGGCACGCCGACTGGTTCATCGCCGCGTTCGCGAAAAAGGAGGCGGGCGTGGACTCGCCGCAATGGGGCGAGGACGTCGTGCGCTTCGCCGTACTGCCGGCGAGCGAAGTCGAGGTGCTGGACACGTGGCACGTCCTGGGCCTTCGCGGTTCCGGCAGTGACGACGTGGAGATCCGGGGGGTCGAGGTGCCGCACTCGATGACCTTCAGTCCCTTCTTCGAACCGGGCGAACACGACGGACCGCTCTACCGGTTGTCCTACTTCGCCTTCCTCATGATGATGATGGGCGGATTCTCCGTCGGTCTCGCCCGGCGCGCGATCGACGAGGTCCGGGAGCTGGCCGGGCGTGGTGCGGGGCCCGATCTCGCCGACACCGACACCCAGGTGGAGTTCTGGCGGCTGGACAACGACCGGCTCGCCGCGCGATGCCTGCTCCACGCGGGCGCGGCCCGGGTGTGGGAAGAGGTCGCGGCCACCGGCGCCGCGTCGCCGGAAGCCCGTGCCCGGTTCGCCGGCGCCGTGCAGCATTCACAGCGGGTGGCGGAACGCGTCGTCGACGGCGCCTGCCGGCTCACCGGGGCGGCGGGCCTGCGCGACGAACACGCTCTGCAGCGACTGTGGCGAGACGTCCACGCGGCGGGGGCACATCTGGCGTTCGGGCTCGTCACCGAACGGCGCATGGCCAGGGTCGCCTATCTGGGCGACCATTCCATGCAGTACATGATCTGACGGCTCATTCGCCGTCCGTCTTGCCGGTGAAGGTCCGCAGCACCGTGCGGATCCCGCCGGCCGACTTGAGCCCGAACTTGCCGAGCCGGAAGGACACCGGCCCGTCGAGTCGTTGCGCCCACTGCAGATTCGCCACCGAGGCCTCGATCGCCTTCCGGCCGCGCTCCAGCATGGCGGCTTCGTAGGCGGCGAGGGCGGGCACGGGACGGCCGAGTCCTTGATCGCAGAGGACCAAGGTCTCGGTCAGCGCGGCCGCGTCACACAGGGCCGTACTCGCCCCGATCCCGCCGGTCGGTGGCATCACGTGGACGGCATCACCCAGGAGGGTGACAGTCGGCTGTGTCTGCCACGGTGAAACCTCGGGAGCGACCCAGAACGTCAGCGGCGACAACGTCTCCGGATCGGCCGCGGCGACCAGGTCCACGGCGGCCGGGTTCCAGCCATCGAGCATCTTCCGGGCCGCCTCGTGCAGATCGCCACCGTCGCGCGGGTCCAGGGGCCATTCGGCCACCGGCGCTCCCACGGACCAGAGCACGTAGGCGGAGTCGGGTTCGCGGGGCCCGCCATCCACCGGGAGGTCGGGCCTGCTCCGGCCGGACGGATCGTGGCCGGAGAAGAACATGTTGTGCCCGTCCGGCCCGATCGCGAAGCCGGCACCGTCGATCATCGCCGCCGGAACGCCGATCGATTCGGCGGTTTCGAGCGGCGTGGTTCCGGCGACGCACACGACGTCCCACGGCTCCGGTTCGGCCTCGGGCAGCAACTGCCGCCGCACCGCCGACGCCCGGCCGTCCGCGCCGACCAGCAACGTGCCCTCGTCGGTCTCTCCGGTGGAGAGCTCGACGGCCACCCGGTTGCCCGGCAACGAGCGATACCGCTCGACCGCGCTGCCCCAGCGCACGACGTCGTCGAGCCCCCGCAGCAGCAGGTCGCGCAGCGGACGGCGACCGATCAGCGTGTCATCGTCCACCAGCAGCGCGGGATCGGCCGTCGTAGGGGAAACGAGCAGCTCCTCCAGGTTCTCGTCGAGGATGCGGAACGCGTCCAGCGGCCGCGACGCACTGTCCAGGATCGCCAGGTAAGTCTCCAAAGGGAGGCAGGCGTGCAACGCGCGGTTGGCCGCACCGGTCAGGTGCAGTCGGTAACCGGACCACCGTTCGTGCGGCGTGGCATCGCGTTCGTGCACCGTCACCGCGATTCCGTGGCGGCGCAGGCCGTGGGCCAGGCACAGGCCGCCGATTCCGGCACCGGCGATGATCACGTGACTGCGTTCGGACACCGCTACCACCTCGAAGCATAAGGTTCCTTATGGATTTGGGCTAGGATATCGTCATGCGGTGCCCAACGCAGATCAGCCGGTCCACCCCGGCAAGCCTCCGGTGTGGACGGACGACGACATCGAGGAACTGGCGGGGTGGAACATCATCCGCGCCTATCTCGCGTTCGTTCCGGAGATGTCCCGTGCGCTCGCCCCGGTCGGCATCTCCCCCGCTCAATTCGGGATCCTCGTCCAGGTCGACAACAGTCCCGGCATCGCGCAAGGCGCACTGGCACGCCGATGCCTGGTGAGCCCGCAGAGCATGGGCGAGGCCCTGCCCCCGCTGGAGGCGCTCGGCCTGATCGCGCGCGGCGAGCGCCCGGGCCGCGGTCACCCGATTCCGGTGTACATCACCGAGGCGGGCCGCAAGTTGGTGAAGAAGTCGACGAAGGCGGTCCTGGCGGTCAACACCCCGGAGGCGATGGGTCTCGACGCGGACGAGCAGCGGACACTGAGGCGGTTGCTGCAGAAGGTGGTCGGCACACTCGTGCCCTGATCCTGCTGGCGGCCTGCCTCGCGCAGTTCGTCACGGTGCTCGACGTCTCCGTGGTCAACGTGGCCCTGCCCGCCATCCAAGACGGACTCGGTTTCGAAGCCGGGGAACTGCCCTGGGTGGCCAACGGCTACAGCCTCGCCTTCGGCGGCTTCCTGCTCCTCGGCGGCCGCTGCGCCGATCTGTACGGCAGGCGACGTGTCTTCCTGGCCGGCGTCGCCCTGTTCGGCGGCGCGAGCCTGCTGGCGGGAGTGGCGACCAGCCCCGCCCTGCTGGTCGTGGCCCGGGTCGTGCAAGGACTCGGCGGCGCGGCCCTGTCCCCCGCGACGCTGGCGATCGTCACCGGCACCTTCACCGACGACCGCGCACGACGTGGCGCGCTGGGTACGTGGTCCGCCGTCGGCGCGGTCGGCGGCGCCGCCGGCGGGATCCTCGGCGGTGCCCTGGTCCAGTGGGCGGACTGGCGGTGGATCTTCCTGATCAACGTGCCGATCGCGGTGGCCATCGGCGCCCTCGCGTTCAAGCTCCTGTCGCGAGATCACCGGGCGGCTCGCCAACGGCTGGACGTCGGCGGGGCGATATCGGCCACCGGTGGCCTGATCGCCTTGGTCTACGGGACCACCGTGCTGCAAGACGGCGACTACGGCAACCCGTTGACCTATACCCCCTTCGCCGTGGCGATCGTCTTGTTCGCGACGTTCGCCGTCATCGAGCGGCGAGTCCGCGATCCCCTGCTCCCGCCCGGGTTTCTCACGAAACGGCCGGGACTGACGGTCAACCTCGTCATGGCCGCGCTCGGCTGCGTCGCCTTCGCGACCTGGTACCTCGGAGCTCTTTTCCTGCAGCGGATCCTCGGGCTCGGCGCGTGGCATGCCGGGCTGGCGCTGCTGCCGCAGGCGGCGTGCATCGTCGTCGGCGCGAGACTGGCGAGCCGGGTGCCGTCCCGGATCCCGCCGGAACGGATCGTGTCGGCCGGTACCGCGGCCGTGGTCGCCGGGCTCGCCTGGTTCTCCTTCCTCGACGCGACGTCGGCCGTGACCGGGGTCGTCCTGCCGGGGATGCTGGTCACCTTCGGGCTGGGACTCTCGTTCGGGCCACTCGCGGGATTGGCGACGGCGACCACCGGAAAGCAGGACACCGGACTGGCCGCCGGCCTGCTCAGCACGTTCCGGCAG encodes the following:
- a CDS encoding acyl-CoA dehydrogenase family protein translates to MTVTETGARHTSTPESLMTEARRLAAGLRLGAAATEEARTPDRHTVEKLREAGLFSLTLPKILGGAETDPCTVMSVIEEISWADPSVGWTLLIGQSAGFLGWGSLDLGRKVVADRADPLIACALAPMGEGTILPASEVEGDNGPVYRLDGRWAINSGCRHADWFIAAFAKKEAGVDSPQWGEDVVRFAVLPASEVEVLDTWHVLGLRGSGSDDVEIRGVEVPHSMTFSPFFEPGEHDGPLYRLSYFAFLMMMMGGFSVGLARRAIDEVRELAGRGAGPDLADTDTQVEFWRLDNDRLAARCLLHAGAARVWEEVAATGAASPEARARFAGAVQHSQRVAERVVDGACRLTGAAGLRDEHALQRLWRDVHAAGAHLAFGLVTERRMARVAYLGDHSMQYMI
- a CDS encoding MFS transporter: MAACLAQFVTVLDVSVVNVALPAIQDGLGFEAGELPWVANGYSLAFGGFLLLGGRCADLYGRRRVFLAGVALFGGASLLAGVATSPALLVVARVVQGLGGAALSPATLAIVTGTFTDDRARRGALGTWSAVGAVGGAAGGILGGALVQWADWRWIFLINVPIAVAIGALAFKLLSRDHRAARQRLDVGGAISATGGLIALVYGTTVLQDGDYGNPLTYTPFAVAIVLFATFAVIERRVRDPLLPPGFLTKRPGLTVNLVMAALGCVAFATWYLGALFLQRILGLGAWHAGLALLPQAACIVVGARLASRVPSRIPPERIVSAGTAAVVAGLAWFSFLDATSAVTGVVLPGMLVTFGLGLSFGPLAGLATATTGKQDTGLAAGLLSTFRQIGAALGLALLVWMAAARTTALAGTGIPALEAEAAGFARAFLVAAAPAVVATVLALSIRSDRHTG
- a CDS encoding MarR family winged helix-turn-helix transcriptional regulator, whose product is MPNADQPVHPGKPPVWTDDDIEELAGWNIIRAYLAFVPEMSRALAPVGISPAQFGILVQVDNSPGIAQGALARRCLVSPQSMGEALPPLEALGLIARGERPGRGHPIPVYITEAGRKLVKKSTKAVLAVNTPEAMGLDADEQRTLRRLLQKVVGTLVP
- a CDS encoding glycosyltransferase produces the protein MIRVLALTSSGLGHLFPMVPSLWAARCAGATVLVGATGPAVAGSVGAGIPAVDLFPDGMDELSAIRASFLRRMPGAAEGERFALAMRLFAALSDRVADAAVALGRAWRPDVVLHTALQPAGPLVAAVLGVPAVEHGFQLTGVARTQSLMEPHLAQACERHGVPGLRDVDEALDVCPPSMFPGGPTGLALGYRPYGGARALDPAEFTERPGRRRALVTLGTMADHGELAPLLLRTLAKHDLDVLVAGELPVGTDPDSVLAHGWLPLETVLPGCDVLVHHGGAGSTLAALSRGVPQVIVSRDADHAFNGEAITRRGAGVFAVPDGGDTAVLDEALDHVLHDPRPSKAAREVAEEIAGLPGPEQVVPDLLTELTTARRREYA
- a CDS encoding NAD(P)/FAD-dependent oxidoreductase, which encodes MSERSHVIIAGAGIGGLCLAHGLRRHGIAVTVHERDATPHERWSGYRLHLTGAANRALHACLPLETYLAILDSASRPLDAFRILDENLEELLVSPTTADPALLVDDDTLIGRRPLRDLLLRGLDDVVRWGSAVERYRSLPGNRVAVELSTGETDEGTLLVGADGRASAVRRQLLPEAEPEPWDVVCVAGTTPLETAESIGVPAAMIDGAGFAIGPDGHNMFFSGHDPSGRSRPDLPVDGGPREPDSAYVLWSVGAPVAEWPLDPRDGGDLHEAARKMLDGWNPAAVDLVAAADPETLSPLTFWVAPEVSPWQTQPTVTLLGDAVHVMPPTGGIGASTALCDAAALTETLVLCDQGLGRPVPALAAYEAAMLERGRKAIEASVANLQWAQRLDGPVSFRLGKFGLKSAGGIRTVLRTFTGKTDGE